The following nucleotide sequence is from Aspergillus luchuensis IFO 4308 DNA, chromosome 1, nearly complete sequence.
CCAAATGTTGGACATGAGCAGAGGCCATCCacgggaaggagaggaataGAATGAaatggagggagagagagagagggtcgggaagggaagaggagggagaacaAGTTACAGCAAACCGATTGGGGGTGGCTTGGACAACTCAGCTCAGAATTGGCGATGGGCAACAAAAATCCAACGGGCGGCCGGCAATCATGTGATAGGTCGCCTTGGCCCCGTTGGGATGCCACTCTTTTTggttattgttgtttttgcttgctgattgatgatgaggatgatgatgttgatgatgagtttaGACTTATTCCTATGACGATATACGTTGGGTCACCGGAGTCTGTGGCCTGACGGGTCTCAACTTCACTAGTCATTCGTCCCCAGTGTATTTTATTGAATATTGAATTCATCCCTCTTAATTTCTTTCCACTATCTGCTGCTAGCTGCGTGGTGTTGTTCTCTACCCCCCGACGatccaatccaccaccacaaccacaaccactaACCTCGCCATCCGCTTTGGGCCGTGCCAGCAGCATCAGTAGGGCACAAAAAACAGATCCATCAATCCATATGGCAATGCAAAGAAAATAGCAAACCACTAGTTCCACCTGACTATGCTTTGCCTTGCCCTCCCCCCCTACTCGTTCCCATACTTTCTACCCTTTTTCAACGGTCGCGCCCAACAATCCGGTTCTCCGAACGCCAGGGGAGCGAGGGCGGCCTGAACTAGTGTCGCTCTATTGTTTCTCCCACCGTATATCCCCTTGCAATACCCTTGCgcccttccaccaccagcgtGCTATCCTtggcatcctcctcctcgtactGGATATCGAAATCACTGCCCAGCCCCTTCCACGTCCGTTGCGACCGAAGGAACTCCGCTCCAGGGGAGATGGTTCCGCCGATCATCGCCAGCTCCCCTTTGGCCCGTCTGGCCAGAGCTCGCGCTGCGGATGGACCTCCAGCTGATGCTGACGAGGcagcaccttcttctcctgagGCAGAAACGCGGGGTGCAGGGTTTCGCATGGGCCGGGAATGCGAGACATACCGGCCAGTGCGCAAGTCGAATTCTGGCGGAGCCGACTCGGGCTCGGacatctcatcctcatcctccccgtTCGCAGCATCATTCGTCGACGCATCTCCATTCtccgcctcagcagcagaCTGATCCAGGACCGTTTGGAAGTCACTCTGCCAGGCTCCCGTCCAGACCCGCTCCGTATCCCCCTTCAGGGTAAGCTCCAACTCAAACGGCGTGATAACCGGCTTCCAGAAATCGCGACTATCAACGAGCGAGCTTTCCCAGCACCCGATGACCACCCAGCCACCGATCTCACTGAAGTTGGCCACCTTGGCCGCATTCAACTTGCCCACCACAAACAGATAACTCTTCTTCCCGGCCGCTGCAATCCTCTCTCGAACATGATCCACAATATGCAGGTAATTCTTCACACTCAACGTGTTGACCAGGATACCAAAGATCGGGGCGGTATTCAAGGACGTCAGGATAGCATAGCGACGACGCAAGGCAGCAGCCGTAGACGCAGGCAGGGGCTTAACATCCTGGCCCGGCTTATCCGTaggatagatatagatagcCGCCACGCGAGAAGCAAGGGTAAGCAGCAGCGCCGTAGGCGGATCAGAAATATGGAAAAGCTGCCACTCAGCCAGAGACTCAGGGCTCTCACGCACCGTCTCCGGCACCGTCCGGTTCGGAATAGCCGACGAAGGGTCATGAAGCACCTCCGTCGCAAACAAATTCGTATACCCCTCCTTCACCAAAGCCTCATACAGCGCAGGGACATGATCACAATAAGTCACATCAGCGGCCAAAACAACCTTCGTATCCAATTCCGGATACGTCTCCTTGAACGCACgcaccaccttctccaatgCCAGCTCCTTATGCGTAAACACATAAATCACAGGAAGTCTCGCCGTCGGCGACAAACACGACCGGCCGTAATGCACGACCACATCGGCATCCACATGCTCCGCCGCCACCTCATCCACGCAGCAAGTTCCGTAGGACGTATCGGCCAGGATATACAGCCTAGGCGCAGGCTCAGCCTCATCCACCTTCAACTGAGCCACCGACTCAGCCAgatccttcccttcttcctccgtccCCGCATTCTCCCCACGAGCACCCTCTCGCgtcgtcgtagtagtagtagtagaatcCAACCCCCTACTCAAAAGCTGAAACACCCTCGGCGCATCCGGGAGCATATCATCCGGAAACTGCAGCGCGATGCGCTTATACCGCGCCTGGCGGATCTCCTTCAGCGTGCGTTCAATGTCATATGTGATGGCGATTTCTTCGTCGGAGACCGGACCGCTGCGGTTCGggacggctgctgctgcttcttcgaggaTGCGGTCGTCCGGGGTGGAGAGGACCGGGGCGGCCTCCATATCGGCgcccatggtggtggggggaggCTAGAATGTGTatgtgttgttggtggtaaAGTGTAGAGTTGGATTGAGGGGTGAGGAAAGTGGGATGGGTTTGCAAAATTAGTTCGGAGTTGATTTTCATTTCTGGCGGGCGAAACTTCCACCCCACTTTCACCCCGCCATCCGTCCGCTCGCGAACGGTGAGGGCCAATCGCGGTAGGATGGATTACGGAGATGAGTAGGATTGTAGGTTATGGTGCCATATTTTACTTGCTATGTATGTATAGAAGTGTAGAGGTTTTTAGTTCAGTGGGAATGTGTCTTACATAAATGTACTATTCATCATTCACATATAGAGTTGAACTCTACACACCCACTAGTTACTTATTTACATGCAACCCTCTCTAAGAATCTAATCTACAAATCCGCCCTCGCCGGCTCCCCAGCCCACACCCTCCGAATCAACTCCCGAATCGGCTCACGCTCAATCTCCCTAGGGTTCCAGTACGGGTTGCTAACCGCAATATCCGCCGCCTTATCaatatcctcctccttcatacCAAAGTCCTTTAATCCACGCTTAACCTGCAACTTCTCCAACAGGACGTTCAGCCCGTGAATCGCATCCCCGTTACTCTCCGGCAGCGCCTCGgccaacttcttcatcgccTCGGGGATCTTCGGCGCATTGTAGGAGATAGCGTGCGGGAGCACCGCCGTGTGCGTCTCCGCATGGGGCAGGTTGAAGCTTCCGCCGAGCGTGTGGCAGAGCTTGTGGTGGATGGACATGCCTACGCTGCCGAGACAGGTACCACAGAGCCAGGCACCATATTGGGCGGAGGAGCGGGCGGAGGGCGAGCTGGGGTTCTGGACGATttcggggagggag
It contains:
- the DPH2 gene encoding 2-(3-amino-3-carboxypropyl)histidine synthase subunit 1/2 (BUSCO:EOG09262SI7;~COG:J;~EggNog:ENOG410PH60;~InterPro:IPR016435,IPR042263,IPR010014,IPR042265, IPR042264;~PFAM:PF01866;~go_process: GO:0017183 - peptidyl-diphthamide biosynthetic process from peptidyl-histidine [Evidence IEA]) — encoded protein: MGADMEAAPVLSTPDDRILEEAAAAVPNRSGPVSDEEIAITYDIERTLKEIRQARYKRIALQFPDDMLPDAPRVFQLLSRGLDSTTTTTTTREGARGENAGTEEEGKDLAESVAQLKVDEAEPAPRLYILADTSYGTCCVDEVAAEHVDADVVVHYGRSCLSPTARLPVIYVFTHKELALEKVVRAFKETYPELDTKVVLAADVTYCDHVPALYEALVKEGYTNLFATEVLHDPSSAIPNRTVPETVRESPESLAEWQLFHISDPPTALLLTLASRVAAIYIYPTDKPGQDVKPLPASTAAALRRRYAILTSLNTAPIFGILVNTLSVKNYLHIVDHVRERIAAAGKKSYLFVVGKLNAAKVANFSEIGGWVVIGCWESSLVDSRDFWKPVITPFELELTLKGDTERVWTGAWQSDFQTVLDQSAAEAENGDASTNDAANGEDEDEMSEPESAPPEFDLRTGRYVSHSRPMRNPAPRVSASGEEGAASSASAGGPSAARALARRAKGELAMIGGTISPGAEFLRSQRTWKGLGSDFDIQYEEEDAKDSTLVVEGRKGIARGYTVGETIERH